A window from Micromonospora profundi encodes these proteins:
- the hemG gene encoding protoporphyrinogen oxidase, translating to MGQPWRVAVVGGGIAGLAAAVRLRDRAPAGTEITVYEQSGVLGGKLRTGELAGQPVEFGAESFLLRDPTGAESGAVALVRRLGLADQIVHPTVGQAALVVDGMLRPIPGGTLVGVPGDLERVTTVARPTADADTDGGRPLVEPGMDVSVGALVRARFGDEVVDRLVDPMLGGVYAGRADDLSLVTTMPALARTARVEHTLVGAVRAAQAAAPRAPGAPVFGTLAGGLSTLVDAAATASGATVRRDAAVREVTPTATGWRLTVGPTREPELIDVDAVVLAVPARPAARLLSGPAPAAAAAVGELDYASVALVTLALPQPELPELSGFLVPSTEGLLIKASTFFTTKWGHLRRPDGLALVRASVGRYGEEAQLQRPDEDLAATVHRELSAVLGVPLPAPVDGHVQRWGGSLPQYTPGHADRVAAARTALRIAHPTLTLAGAGYDGVGIPVCVRSGETAADEIITALGGPAR from the coding sequence ATGGGGCAGCCCTGGCGGGTGGCGGTGGTCGGCGGCGGGATCGCCGGGTTGGCCGCCGCGGTCCGGTTGCGCGACCGTGCCCCGGCCGGCACCGAGATCACGGTGTACGAGCAGTCCGGTGTGCTGGGTGGCAAGCTGCGCACCGGGGAGCTTGCCGGTCAGCCGGTGGAGTTCGGGGCCGAGTCCTTCCTGCTGCGTGATCCGACCGGGGCCGAGAGCGGGGCTGTGGCGTTGGTCCGCAGGCTCGGGCTTGCCGACCAGATCGTGCACCCCACCGTCGGGCAGGCGGCCCTCGTCGTCGACGGCATGCTGCGCCCCATCCCGGGCGGCACGCTTGTGGGCGTACCCGGGGATCTGGAACGGGTGACCACCGTCGCCCGGCCGACCGCGGACGCCGACACCGACGGCGGCCGGCCGCTTGTCGAGCCCGGCATGGACGTCTCGGTGGGCGCGCTGGTTCGGGCTCGCTTCGGCGACGAGGTGGTCGACAGGCTTGTCGACCCGATGCTGGGCGGCGTGTACGCGGGCCGCGCCGACGACCTCTCCCTGGTCACCACGATGCCGGCGCTGGCGCGCACCGCCCGGGTCGAACACACGCTGGTCGGGGCGGTCCGTGCGGCGCAGGCCGCCGCGCCGCGTGCCCCCGGCGCCCCGGTCTTCGGCACCCTGGCTGGCGGGCTGAGCACTCTCGTGGACGCGGCGGCGACGGCGAGCGGCGCGACGGTACGACGTGACGCCGCCGTCCGTGAGGTGACGCCCACGGCCACGGGCTGGCGGCTCACCGTCGGCCCCACCCGGGAGCCCGAGCTGATCGACGTGGACGCCGTGGTGCTGGCGGTGCCGGCCCGGCCGGCGGCCCGACTGCTCAGCGGGCCGGCACCGGCAGCCGCCGCAGCCGTCGGAGAGCTGGACTACGCCAGCGTCGCCCTTGTCACACTGGCGCTGCCGCAACCTGAGTTGCCCGAGCTGTCCGGTTTTCTGGTGCCGAGCACCGAAGGACTGCTGATCAAGGCGTCGACGTTCTTCACCACGAAGTGGGGGCACCTGCGTCGGCCGGACGGGCTGGCGCTGGTCCGCGCGTCGGTGGGCCGGTACGGCGAGGAGGCGCAGCTCCAACGCCCGGACGAGGACCTGGCCGCGACAGTGCACCGGGAGTTGTCGGCGGTGCTCGGCGTGCCGCTTCCCGCACCTGTCGACGGGCACGTGCAGCGGTGGGGCGGTTCGCTGCCGCAGTACACCCCGGGGCACGCCGACCGGGTGGCCGCCGCGCGTACGGCGTTGCGGATCGCCCATCCCACACTGACCCTGGCCGGCGCCGGTTACGACGGTGTCGGCATTCCGGTCTGCGTCCGCTCCGGCGAGACGGCGGCCGACGAGATCATCACAGCACTGGGAGGACCGGCGAGATGA
- the hemE gene encoding uroporphyrinogen decarboxylase — protein sequence MTTETTGTAARDGDPRPGGPADSPFIRACRRRPGPHTPVWFMRQAGRSLPEYREIRASVPMLESCRRADLVTEITLQPVRRHGVDAAILFSDIVVPVAAAGIDLDIVPGTGPVVAEPIRSAADVERIRLITRDDVPYVDEAVRQLVVELGDTPLIGFAGAPFTLASYLVEGGPSRTHAKTKALMYGDPELWHALAGRLAEVTLAFLRVQIEAGVSAVQLFDSWAGTLSEADYRRYVLPHSTAVLSGLADDCSGSGRGDRRAEPERSHAGVPRIHFGVGTAELLGAMGEAGADVVGVDWRTPLDVATGRIGPDKAVQGNLDPCVLLAPWPVVEAEVRRILDQGRAAPGHVFNLGHGVLPETDPEVLTRVVALVHELSSRRADQG from the coding sequence ATGACCACGGAAACCACGGGCACTGCCGCCCGAGACGGAGACCCGCGCCCAGGCGGCCCCGCCGACTCGCCCTTCATCAGGGCCTGCCGGCGTCGCCCTGGCCCGCACACACCGGTCTGGTTCATGCGCCAGGCCGGCCGCTCGCTCCCGGAGTACCGGGAGATCAGGGCGAGCGTGCCGATGCTGGAGTCCTGCCGCCGCGCCGATCTGGTAACCGAGATCACCCTTCAGCCGGTACGCCGGCACGGTGTCGACGCGGCCATCCTGTTCAGCGACATCGTGGTGCCCGTCGCCGCGGCCGGGATCGACCTGGACATCGTGCCGGGCACCGGCCCGGTGGTCGCCGAACCGATCCGTAGCGCCGCCGACGTGGAGCGCATCCGCCTGATCACCCGCGACGACGTCCCGTACGTCGACGAGGCCGTCCGGCAGTTGGTGGTCGAGCTGGGCGACACCCCGTTGATCGGTTTCGCGGGCGCCCCGTTCACACTTGCCAGCTACCTGGTCGAGGGCGGTCCGTCGCGGACCCACGCGAAGACCAAGGCGCTGATGTACGGCGACCCGGAGCTGTGGCACGCGCTCGCCGGCCGGCTGGCCGAGGTGACGCTCGCCTTCCTGCGGGTGCAGATCGAGGCCGGCGTGTCCGCGGTGCAGCTGTTCGACTCGTGGGCGGGCACCCTCTCCGAGGCCGACTACCGCCGCTACGTGCTGCCGCACTCGACCGCCGTGTTGAGCGGGCTGGCCGACGACTGCTCCGGGTCGGGGCGCGGCGATAGACGCGCCGAGCCGGAGCGGTCGCACGCCGGGGTACCGCGGATCCACTTCGGGGTGGGCACCGCCGAGCTGCTCGGCGCGATGGGCGAGGCCGGCGCGGACGTGGTCGGCGTGGACTGGCGTACCCCGCTGGACGTGGCCACCGGCCGCATCGGCCCGGACAAGGCGGTGCAGGGCAACCTGGACCCGTGCGTACTGCTCGCGCCGTGGCCGGTGGTGGAGGCCGAGGTGCGCCGCATCCTGGACCAGGGTCGGGCCGCACCCGGACACGTGTTCAACCTCGGTCACGGCGTGCTGCCCGAGACCGACCCGGAGGTGCTGACCCGGGTGGTCGCGCTTGTGCACGAGCTGTCCAGCCGCCGGGCTGACCAGGGCTGA
- a CDS encoding DUF3000 domain-containing protein yields the protein MAPPIALPETFVRAVAGLRSPAPRPEITLEEVGAPQRLAPYTFALSAAVLRDGDEVATGRLILLHDPAGHEAWQGTLRLVTYVTAELEVDLAADPLLPGVGWTWLTDALETQEAAHRAIGGTVTQTMSTRFGDLAGSPTAGDIEIRASWTPVTDDLAPHLLGWCTLLASTAGLPPPGVTALSDRRAAGTA from the coding sequence ATGGCCCCCCCGATCGCGCTCCCGGAGACCTTCGTCCGCGCGGTCGCCGGACTGCGGTCGCCGGCGCCTCGGCCGGAGATCACGCTGGAGGAGGTCGGCGCCCCCCAGCGGCTGGCGCCCTACACGTTCGCACTCTCCGCGGCGGTGCTGCGCGACGGCGACGAGGTGGCCACCGGGCGGCTGATCCTGCTGCACGACCCGGCCGGGCACGAGGCGTGGCAGGGCACCCTGCGGCTTGTCACCTACGTGACCGCCGAGCTGGAGGTAGACCTCGCCGCCGACCCGCTGCTGCCCGGCGTCGGCTGGACCTGGCTGACCGACGCCCTGGAAACCCAGGAGGCGGCCCACCGCGCGATCGGCGGAACTGTCACCCAGACCATGTCGACCCGGTTCGGTGATCTGGCCGGCTCACCGACCGCCGGGGACATCGAGATCCGCGCATCCTGGACGCCGGTGACCGACGACCTCGCCCCGCACCTGCTGGGCTGGTGCACGCTGCTCGCCTCCACGGCCGGCCTCCCGCCGCCCGGGGTCACCGCCCTCTCCGACCGCCGGGCAGCCGGCACCGCCTGA
- a CDS encoding trypsin-like peptidase domain-containing protein yields MTAGFGAQDGRPEGAAPHDMSGAGAGRPGPLPPRIEPHPPAGASWPAAQTGGTVHPQAVPAPRTGWAPPPNAAQWSAAPQANPPAAPRGPAPLPYGTATPQGGPPPTPYGSTPGGPYAPPSPAQPGRRRLPMVLATALVVLLAAVTGVQAYQLDRLGDRLAATDKRLAQGQEGDALRLDGLETRADELEKQAGAAFNPEAVASAVLPSVFRVRAGQFTGSAFAVGKPTSDGGTNLFTNFHVVEAVWEGGGRQVFLERTDQRFPATIVKVDKTNDVAHLRTTNKFTGLVTAPTAVKSGQQIIVVGAPLGLEDSVTTGVVSALRSAQGSSGPTIQFDAPINPGNSGGPVINGSKQVVGIATAKARDAEGIGLAVPIKVACDGFKIC; encoded by the coding sequence ATGACGGCTGGCTTCGGCGCGCAGGACGGCCGACCGGAGGGGGCCGCGCCTCACGACATGAGCGGAGCAGGAGCCGGGCGACCGGGACCGCTGCCACCGCGCATCGAGCCGCACCCACCCGCAGGCGCCAGTTGGCCGGCGGCGCAGACCGGCGGCACAGTCCACCCGCAGGCCGTGCCGGCGCCCCGCACCGGCTGGGCACCCCCACCCAACGCCGCCCAGTGGAGTGCGGCGCCCCAGGCCAACCCGCCGGCCGCGCCGCGCGGCCCCGCACCACTTCCGTACGGCACGGCAACGCCCCAGGGTGGCCCGCCACCGACGCCGTACGGCTCGACGCCGGGCGGCCCGTACGCCCCGCCATCACCGGCCCAGCCCGGCCGTCGTCGCTTGCCGATGGTCCTCGCCACGGCACTTGTCGTGCTTCTGGCGGCCGTGACCGGAGTGCAGGCGTACCAACTCGACAGGCTCGGCGACCGGCTCGCCGCCACCGACAAGCGGCTGGCGCAGGGCCAGGAAGGCGACGCCCTCCGCCTCGACGGCCTGGAGACTCGCGCGGACGAGTTGGAGAAGCAGGCCGGCGCGGCGTTCAACCCGGAGGCGGTGGCCAGCGCCGTGCTGCCCAGCGTGTTCCGGGTGCGTGCAGGTCAGTTCACCGGCTCGGCGTTCGCGGTGGGCAAGCCGACCTCCGACGGTGGGACCAACCTGTTCACCAACTTCCACGTTGTCGAAGCGGTCTGGGAGGGCGGCGGGCGCCAGGTCTTCCTGGAACGCACCGACCAGCGCTTCCCGGCCACCATCGTCAAGGTCGACAAGACCAACGATGTGGCGCACCTGCGGACGACCAACAAGTTCACCGGCCTGGTCACCGCACCCACCGCAGTGAAATCCGGCCAGCAGATCATCGTCGTCGGCGCTCCACTCGGCCTGGAGGACAGCGTCACCACCGGCGTGGTGAGCGCCCTGCGTTCCGCCCAGGGTTCCTCCGGACCGACAATCCAGTTCGATGCCCCGATCAACCCCGGAAACTCCGGCGGGCCGGTGATCAACGGCAGCAAGCAGGTGGTCGGTATCGCCACCGCCAAGGCCCGCGACGCCGAGGGCATCGGCCTGGCCGTACCGATCAAGGTCGCCTGCGACGGCTTCAAGATCTGCTGA
- a CDS encoding ribonuclease D: MTDEPPLRRRPTEELPGHAPHHPPSAQPQQAGEGPDPTDGGPVPLIAPRDGTPDPVAAPAELAEVVARFAAGTGPVALDAERASGYRYSQRAYLVQLRRAGAGTALIDPLPLPDLSTLDAVIGEAEWVLHAASQDLPCLAEVGLRPRRLFDTELAARLAGFERVGLAALTEQLLGFTLEKHHSAADWSSRPLPESWLTYAALDVELLTDLRDALDAELTRQGKSAWAAEEFAALVRTGAKPPRVRAEPWRRTSGIHRVRGARAQARVRSLWYARDQIASRRDAAPGRVLPDSAIVAAAELDPKDEKTLLTLPGFGGRSVRRLARTWLAALDDARQLPDDALPVTPAVEGPPPPHRWAERDPVAAGRLARCREVVVRIAGEHNLPPENLITPDSVRRLAWTPPEELTEETVADTLRGFNAREWQIGLLTAELTAALSPST; the protein is encoded by the coding sequence GTGACCGACGAACCACCCCTGCGCCGTCGGCCCACCGAAGAACTCCCGGGACACGCACCCCACCACCCGCCGTCGGCCCAGCCGCAGCAGGCAGGCGAGGGGCCCGACCCGACCGACGGTGGGCCAGTTCCGCTGATCGCCCCGCGTGACGGCACCCCCGACCCGGTGGCCGCCCCGGCGGAGCTTGCCGAGGTCGTGGCCCGCTTCGCGGCGGGCACCGGCCCGGTTGCCCTGGACGCCGAACGCGCCTCCGGCTACCGCTACAGCCAGCGCGCCTACCTGGTGCAGCTGCGCCGCGCGGGTGCCGGCACGGCGCTTATCGACCCGCTTCCGCTGCCCGATCTCAGCACGCTGGACGCGGTGATCGGCGAGGCCGAGTGGGTGCTGCATGCCGCGAGTCAGGATCTGCCGTGCCTGGCCGAGGTCGGTTTGCGTCCGCGCCGGCTCTTCGACACGGAACTGGCCGCTCGGCTGGCCGGGTTCGAGCGGGTCGGCTTGGCCGCGCTGACCGAGCAGCTACTCGGATTCACCCTTGAGAAGCATCACTCGGCAGCCGATTGGTCAAGTCGTCCGCTGCCCGAGTCGTGGTTGACCTACGCGGCCCTCGACGTGGAGCTGCTCACCGATCTGCGGGACGCGCTCGACGCCGAGTTGACCCGGCAGGGGAAGTCGGCCTGGGCCGCCGAGGAGTTCGCCGCGCTGGTGCGGACCGGCGCCAAACCGCCCCGGGTCCGCGCGGAGCCCTGGCGACGCACGTCCGGCATCCACCGGGTGCGGGGGGCGCGGGCTCAGGCCCGGGTGCGCTCGTTGTGGTACGCCCGGGACCAGATCGCTTCCCGGCGGGATGCCGCGCCCGGTCGGGTGCTGCCGGACTCGGCGATCGTCGCCGCCGCCGAGTTGGACCCGAAGGACGAGAAGACGCTGTTGACGCTGCCGGGCTTCGGTGGCCGGTCGGTTCGCCGGCTGGCCCGCACGTGGCTGGCCGCGCTCGACGACGCCCGTCAACTGCCCGACGACGCGCTTCCGGTCACCCCTGCTGTGGAGGGTCCACCTCCGCCGCACCGGTGGGCCGAACGGGACCCGGTGGCGGCGGGCCGGTTGGCCCGCTGCCGGGAGGTGGTGGTCCGCATCGCGGGCGAGCACAACCTGCCCCCGGAGAATCTGATCACCCCCGATTCGGTACGCCGGCTGGCGTGGACCCCGCCGGAGGAGCTCACCGAGGAGACGGTGGCGGACACGCTGCGTGGCTTCAACGCCCGCGAGTGGCAGATCGGCCTGCTGACCGCTGAGCTGACCGCGGCCCTGTCCCCCTCGACCTGA